In one window of Blattabacterium sp. (Cryptocercus punctulatus) str. Cpu DNA:
- the nusA gene encoding transcription termination factor NusA — protein sequence MDNEALIDSFSDFKYAKNIDRVSLMAILEDSIRCVLKKKYDSSKNYDIIVNPDQGDLEIWRNRIVVKNGTVKDPNKEIELSTARKIEMDFEIGEEVTEKVELKSIGRRAILSLRQNLLSKVNEYDNTNTYKKIKNKIGEIINVEVYHILPKQIIMKDDEQNEMVLPKQEQIPNDFFRKGDPVKVLVKKVDWKDSKPLAILTRKDEAFLEELFKLEIPEVSEGLITVKKVARIPGEKAKVSVESYDDRIDPVGACVGMKGSRIHPIVRELKNENIDVINYTTNIQLYITRALSPAKISMMEVNEDHQYVNVYVKLEEISKAIGRGGQNIRLASQLTGYKIHIFRDFPYEDDVELTEFSDEIEPKVIEKFHQVGLNTAKSILNYRNNDLSKRTNLEEKIIKKVIFILKKEFEEELNNINI from the coding sequence ATGGATAATGAAGCTTTAATAGATTCTTTTTCAGATTTTAAATATGCAAAAAACATAGATAGAGTAAGTTTAATGGCCATACTAGAAGATTCTATAAGATGTGTATTAAAAAAAAAATATGATTCTTCTAAAAATTATGATATTATTGTTAATCCAGATCAAGGAGATTTAGAAATTTGGAGAAATCGTATAGTAGTTAAAAATGGGACTGTAAAAGATCCAAATAAAGAAATAGAATTATCTACAGCCCGTAAAATAGAAATGGATTTTGAAATTGGAGAAGAAGTCACCGAAAAAGTAGAATTGAAATCTATAGGGAGGAGAGCTATTTTATCTCTAAGACAAAATTTACTTTCAAAAGTAAATGAATATGATAATACTAACACCTATAAAAAAATTAAAAATAAAATAGGAGAAATTATTAATGTAGAAGTATATCATATTTTACCTAAACAAATTATAATGAAAGATGATGAACAAAATGAAATGGTTCTACCTAAACAAGAACAAATTCCAAATGATTTTTTTCGTAAAGGGGATCCTGTTAAAGTATTGGTAAAAAAAGTAGATTGGAAAGATAGTAAACCTTTGGCAATTTTGACCAGAAAAGACGAAGCTTTTTTAGAAGAACTTTTTAAATTAGAAATACCAGAAGTATCTGAAGGATTAATTACAGTGAAAAAAGTAGCACGTATTCCAGGAGAAAAAGCGAAAGTTTCCGTAGAATCTTATGATGATCGTATAGATCCGGTTGGAGCTTGTGTAGGAATGAAAGGATCTAGAATTCATCCTATTGTTAGAGAATTAAAAAACGAAAATATAGATGTTATTAATTATACTACCAATATACAATTGTATATAACAAGAGCTTTAAGTCCAGCTAAAATTTCCATGATGGAAGTAAATGAAGATCACCAATATGTAAATGTATATGTAAAATTAGAAGAAATATCCAAAGCTATTGGTAGAGGTGGGCAAAATATCCGATTAGCCAGTCAATTAACTGGATATAAAATTCATATATTTAGAGATTTTCCTTATGAAGATGATGTAGAATTAACGGAATTTTCTGATGAAATAGAACCAAAAGTTATTGAAAAATTTCATCAAGTTGGTTTAAATACCGCAAAATCTATTTTAAATTATAGAAATAACGATCTCAGTAAAAGAACTAATCTTGAAGAAAAAATTATCAAAAAAGTAATTTTTATTTTAAAAAAAGAATTTGAAGAGGAATTAAATAATATAAATATCTAA
- a CDS encoding mechanosensitive ion channel family protein encodes MEILKINIQYKWIFYEFTNNFFLKKWGSIAFIIIGKIFLFTGLLIILEFIFNKVVRFIGRRIIISTHFVWDNILYENKVFDSLAHFFPLSIGFILINPVFKNYPKIILYIEKIFDILFVLIILQFLIRVVNSIMRISTSENSHQTIAVRSFSQLLKIISVMFCVLIIISILTKNDLITVLTSLGAITAIVILVFRDTILGFVSGVQMASTKMIKVGDWIGIHKYSIEGTVIEINLTSAKIENFDKTITSVPTYDLISTAVTNFEVMRKKNIRRIKRSILFSIQSFQFCNSESLEKFQHFYLIKNYIHRKQKEIEIFNKDKNIDLNININGRKLTNIGIFRQYALSYLHQHPKISQSETLMVRHLNPTPYGLPIELYCFTNTSESVKYEQIQASVFDHLLTAAKEFSLKVTQVTTNISP; translated from the coding sequence ATGGAAATATTAAAAATTAATATTCAATATAAATGGATTTTTTATGAATTTACTAACAATTTTTTTTTAAAAAAATGGGGTAGTATAGCTTTTATAATAATTGGTAAAATATTTTTATTTACTGGTTTATTAATTATTTTGGAATTTATTTTTAATAAAGTAGTTCGTTTTATAGGTAGGAGGATTATAATTTCTACTCACTTTGTTTGGGATAATATATTATATGAAAATAAAGTTTTTGATAGTTTAGCACATTTTTTTCCATTATCAATTGGATTTATTTTAATCAACCCAGTTTTTAAAAACTATCCTAAAATTATTCTATATATAGAAAAAATATTTGATATATTATTTGTATTGATAATTTTACAATTTTTGATTAGAGTAGTTAATTCAATTATGAGAATTTCGACTAGTGAAAATAGTCATCAAACCATTGCAGTCCGTTCTTTTTCGCAATTATTAAAAATAATATCGGTTATGTTTTGTGTTTTGATAATTATTTCTATTTTAACAAAAAATGATCTTATTACCGTTCTTACTAGTTTAGGAGCAATAACTGCTATTGTTATACTAGTTTTTAGGGATACAATTCTAGGATTTGTATCTGGAGTCCAGATGGCTTCTACTAAAATGATTAAAGTAGGAGATTGGATAGGAATACATAAATATAGTATAGAAGGAACTGTAATAGAAATAAATTTAACTTCTGCAAAAATAGAAAATTTTGATAAAACTATTACAAGTGTACCGACTTATGATCTTATATCTACTGCAGTAACTAATTTTGAGGTAATGCGTAAAAAAAATATACGTAGAATAAAAAGATCTATTTTATTTAGTATACAATCATTTCAGTTTTGTAATTCAGAAAGTTTAGAAAAATTTCAACATTTTTATTTGATAAAAAATTATATTCATAGAAAACAAAAAGAAATAGAAATTTTTAATAAAGATAAAAATATTGATCTTAATATAAATATTAATGGAAGAAAATTAACTAACATTGGAATTTTTCGTCAATATGCATTATCATATTTACATCAACACCCTAAAATATCTCAATCAGAAACTTTGATGGTTAGACATTTGAATCCTACACCTTATGGTCTTCCGATAGAATTATATTGTTTTACGAATACTTCTGAATCTGTAAAATATGAACAAATACAAGCTAGTGTTTTTGATCATTTATTAACAGCTGCTAAAGAATTTAGCTTAAAAGTAACACAAGTAACTACAAATATTTCTCCTTAA
- a CDS encoding pyridoxine 5'-phosphate synthase, with protein MVKLSVNLNKIATLRNSRGGNIPNVLQVAIDIQKFGANGITIHPRPDERHISYKDVYDIKSIITTELNIEGNPINKFMKLVLDILPNQVTLVPDLENVITSNSGWNTILYQDLLTEKINKLKDHGIRTSIFLDPNPKLVPFAANTGADRIELYTKNFSIGYANKKWDCIQPYIMTAKEAMNYHLLVNAGHDLNLENISFFIEKIPNIEEVSIGHSLISDSLYMGLENTIQTYLKKIYKSCKKSQ; from the coding sequence ATGGTAAAATTAAGTGTTAATTTAAATAAAATAGCAACATTAAGAAATTCAAGAGGAGGGAATATTCCCAATGTTTTACAAGTTGCGATAGATATTCAGAAATTTGGTGCGAATGGAATTACTATTCATCCACGTCCTGATGAAAGGCATATATCCTATAAGGATGTTTATGATATAAAATCTATTATTACAACTGAATTAAACATTGAAGGAAATCCTATCAATAAATTCATGAAATTAGTATTGGATATTTTACCAAATCAAGTGACATTAGTACCTGATTTAGAAAATGTAATCACATCAAATTCAGGATGGAATACAATTCTTTATCAAGATTTATTAACTGAAAAAATTAATAAGTTGAAAGATCATGGAATTCGGACTTCTATATTTTTAGATCCAAATCCAAAATTAGTTCCATTTGCGGCTAATACAGGTGCCGATAGAATAGAGTTATATACTAAAAATTTTTCGATAGGATACGCCAATAAAAAATGGGATTGTATTCAGCCTTATATTATGACAGCAAAAGAAGCTATGAATTATCATTTATTAGTGAATGCTGGACATGATTTAAATTTAGAAAATATTTCTTTTTTTATTGAAAAAATTCCAAATATAGAAGAAGTATCTATAGGTCATTCTTTGATTAGTGATTCTCTTTACATGGGATTAGAAAATACAATTCAAACTTATTTAAAAAAAATTTATAAATCTTGTAAAAAAAGTCAATAA
- a CDS encoding aconitate hydratase, which translates to MILDIKMIRSFYSNLKFRISKIRNKIGRPMNYSEKILYSHISNKINLDNQNFKDSYLNFLPDRLAMQDATAQMTILQFMKTGKNKTKIPTTIHCDHLIKSVNGAEEDLKESIIENQEIYDFLKSASNKYGIGFWRPGSGIIHQIVLENYAFPGGMIIGTDSHTPNAGGLGMLAIGIGGADAVEVMSGYFLELKMPKIIGVHLKGNLNGWASPKDVILKLSGILGVSGAKGFIIEYFGDGIESISCTGKATICNMGAEIGATSSLFPYDPKMSLFLDQSGRKEISKMADKLSKFLKSDREVYNNPCQYYDKIIEIDLNILEPHINGPFTPDRAIPISKMKEEVIKNNWPIKIEVGLIGSCTNSSYEDLSKSISIIKQAKKKRLKIYSEFLITPGSEKVYRLIKKKGFISIFHKIGAKIFSNACGPCIGQWSRKENNKKRKNTIIHSFNRNFSSRNDGNPKTHAFIASPEIVTALIFSGYLTFDPRIDKLKNEIGEYIKFEEPKSIDMPICKNFNLKTLGYENPEKNGKNLSIYINPKSKRIQELSEFPSWNKKNLLNIRLLIKVKGKCTTDHISMAGPWLKYRGHLEKISENLLIGAVNAFNNKINEIKNIFTGNYGTVPDTAKFYKLKKITTLIVGDENYGEGSSREHAAMEPRFLGVRIVLVKSFSRIHENNLKKQGILALTFLHSSDYYKIKEEDIFHFYIKDFRPTKNIDVELIHNNGKIERIKVQHSYNKRQIQWFIFGSFLNFIREKK; encoded by the coding sequence ATGATCTTGGATATTAAAATGATTCGAAGTTTTTATTCAAATTTAAAATTTAGAATTAGTAAAATTCGAAATAAAATAGGTCGGCCTATGAACTATTCTGAAAAAATTCTATATTCTCATATTTCAAATAAAATAAATTTAGATAATCAAAATTTTAAAGATTCTTATTTAAATTTTTTGCCGGATCGTCTAGCTATGCAAGATGCTACAGCACAAATGACTATTCTTCAATTTATGAAAACTGGAAAAAATAAAACAAAAATACCTACAACGATACATTGCGATCATCTTATAAAATCAGTCAATGGAGCAGAAGAAGATTTAAAGGAATCTATAATTGAAAACCAAGAAATTTATGATTTTTTGAAATCGGCATCTAATAAATATGGGATAGGATTTTGGAGACCTGGATCAGGAATTATTCATCAAATTGTTTTAGAAAATTATGCTTTTCCTGGAGGAATGATAATTGGAACAGATTCTCATACTCCTAATGCTGGTGGGTTAGGTATGTTAGCTATAGGAATAGGAGGGGCAGATGCCGTTGAGGTAATGTCTGGATACTTTTTAGAATTAAAAATGCCTAAAATTATTGGAGTTCATTTAAAAGGGAATCTAAATGGATGGGCCTCACCTAAAGATGTAATATTAAAATTATCTGGAATTTTAGGTGTTTCAGGAGCTAAAGGTTTTATTATTGAATATTTTGGAGATGGGATAGAAAGTATTTCATGTACAGGTAAGGCAACTATATGTAACATGGGGGCTGAAATTGGAGCTACTTCTTCTTTATTTCCATATGATCCGAAAATGAGTTTATTTTTAGATCAAAGTGGAAGAAAAGAAATATCTAAAATGGCAGATAAATTAAGCAAATTTTTAAAATCAGATAGAGAAGTATATAACAATCCATGTCAATATTATGATAAAATAATAGAAATAGATCTAAATATATTAGAACCACATATTAATGGACCATTTACTCCTGATCGTGCTATTCCAATTTCTAAAATGAAAGAAGAAGTGATTAAAAATAATTGGCCTATTAAAATAGAAGTAGGATTAATCGGATCTTGTACAAATTCTTCTTATGAAGATCTATCAAAATCCATTTCTATTATTAAACAAGCAAAAAAAAAAAGATTAAAAATTTATTCTGAATTTTTAATCACGCCAGGATCTGAAAAAGTATATCGTTTAATAAAAAAAAAAGGATTTATTTCTATTTTTCATAAAATAGGTGCAAAAATTTTTTCTAATGCTTGTGGTCCTTGCATTGGACAATGGAGTAGAAAAGAAAATAATAAAAAAAGAAAAAATACAATTATTCATTCTTTTAATAGAAATTTTTCATCCCGTAATGATGGAAATCCAAAAACACATGCTTTTATAGCATCTCCTGAAATTGTTACTGCCTTAATTTTTTCCGGATATTTAACCTTTGATCCTAGAATAGATAAATTAAAAAATGAAATAGGAGAATATATAAAATTTGAAGAGCCAAAATCTATAGATATGCCTATTTGTAAAAATTTTAATTTAAAAACGTTAGGATACGAAAACCCCGAAAAAAATGGAAAAAATCTATCTATATATATAAATCCAAAATCAAAAAGAATACAAGAATTATCTGAATTTCCTTCTTGGAATAAAAAAAATTTATTAAATATTAGACTTTTAATAAAAGTAAAAGGAAAATGTACTACAGACCATATTTCCATGGCAGGTCCATGGCTTAAATATAGAGGGCATCTTGAGAAGATTTCTGAAAATTTATTAATTGGAGCTGTTAATGCTTTTAATAATAAAATTAATGAAATAAAAAATATTTTTACAGGAAATTATGGAACAGTTCCCGATACTGCTAAATTTTATAAATTAAAAAAAATTACAACTTTAATTGTTGGAGATGAAAATTATGGAGAAGGTTCTTCAAGAGAGCATGCTGCTATGGAACCTCGTTTTTTAGGAGTTCGTATAGTTCTTGTAAAATCTTTTTCAAGAATACATGAAAATAATTTAAAAAAACAAGGAATTTTAGCTTTAACTTTTTTGCATTCTTCCGATTATTATAAAATTAAAGAAGAGGATATTTTTCATTTCTATATAAAAGATTTTCGGCCTACAAAAAATATTGATGTAGAATTAATTCATAATAATGGAAAAATAGAAAGAATAAAAGTCCAACATTCTTATAATAAAAGACAAATTCAATGGTTTATATTTGGATCTTTTTTAAATTTTATTCGAGAAAAAAAATAA
- the yidD gene encoding membrane protein insertion efficiency factor YidD, translating into MNIIHIFLLKSIRIYQIGISPWIGKHCRYIPTCSDYMIQSLIKYSFYKAILISLKRICRCYPGGNSGYDPIK; encoded by the coding sequence ATGAATATTATCCATATTTTTTTATTAAAAAGTATTCGAATTTATCAAATAGGAATATCTCCATGGATAGGAAAACATTGTAGATATATACCAACTTGTTCCGATTATATGATTCAATCTTTAATAAAATATAGCTTTTATAAAGCTATATTAATTAGTTTGAAAAGAATTTGTAGATGTTATCCAGGGGGTAATTCAGGATACGATCCTATAAAATAA
- the lgt gene encoding prolipoprotein diacylglyceryl transferase, protein MLKYINWDPIHKFILWKGFSIHIYSLMFFLSFLIGWYIMKYIYKIEKINQKYLDTLLVYTVLGTVIGARLGQIFFYDFSYFSDHWIEAFFPVKENYSKLGIIKGYEFIGYRGLSSHGATIGIILSIFFIVKKYLKSFFWICDRLCIVATLSAVFIRIGNFFNSEIVGIPCNSALPWSVKFLQMDTGYGEIVPRHPTQIYESIIYFFIFLFLCSLYRKKNIRNITGYISGIFFILLWSSRFLLEFMKEPQGYEIINMYSLNTGQWLSIPCIIFGIFIFYFSIKK, encoded by the coding sequence ATGTTAAAATATATTAATTGGGATCCTATCCATAAATTTATTTTATGGAAAGGGTTTTCTATACATATTTATAGTTTAATGTTTTTTCTATCTTTTTTAATAGGATGGTATATTATGAAATATATTTATAAAATAGAAAAAATTAATCAAAAATATTTAGATACTTTATTGGTATATACAGTTTTAGGAACTGTTATAGGAGCAAGATTAGGACAGATATTTTTTTATGATTTTTCATATTTTTCAGATCATTGGATAGAAGCTTTTTTTCCTGTAAAAGAAAATTATTCTAAATTAGGAATAATAAAAGGTTATGAATTTATTGGTTATAGAGGATTATCTAGTCATGGAGCTACTATAGGAATTATTTTATCTATTTTTTTTATAGTAAAAAAATACTTAAAATCCTTTTTTTGGATATGTGATAGGTTATGTATTGTAGCTACATTATCTGCCGTTTTTATAAGAATTGGAAATTTTTTCAATTCTGAAATTGTAGGAATTCCATGCAATTCTGCTTTACCTTGGTCTGTAAAATTTTTACAAATGGATACAGGATATGGTGAAATAGTTCCTAGACATCCAACTCAAATATATGAATCGATTATTTATTTTTTCATTTTTTTATTTTTATGTTCTTTATATAGAAAAAAAAATATTAGAAATATTACTGGATATATATCTGGTATTTTTTTTATTTTACTTTGGTCTTCTAGGTTTTTATTAGAATTTATGAAAGAACCACAAGGATATGAGATCATAAATATGTACTCTCTAAATACTGGACAATGGCTTAGTATACCATGCATTATTTTTGGAATATTTATTTTTTATTTTTCTATAAAAAAATAA
- a CDS encoding DUF192 domain-containing protein, protein MIKKIDVELANTPIKIKNGLMYRSSLKENRGMLFLLTNKENIHQINMKNMRIPLDIIYIDYFNTVFFINKYIYPMNRIEKFNISKIKYILEINAGMSDKWGIKQGKTKIFLINTNNKY, encoded by the coding sequence TTGATAAAAAAAATTGATGTAGAATTAGCAAACACACCTATAAAAATAAAAAATGGATTAATGTATAGATCTTCTCTAAAAGAAAATAGAGGAATGTTATTTTTATTAACCAATAAAGAAAATATTCATCAAATAAATATGAAAAATATGCGAATTCCTTTAGATATTATTTATATTGATTATTTTAATACCGTTTTTTTTATAAATAAATATATTTATCCTATGAATAGGATAGAAAAATTTAATATTTCTAAAATAAAATATATTTTGGAAATAAATGCGGGTATGTCAGATAAATGGGGCATAAAACAAGGAAAAACAAAAATTTTTTTAATAAATACAAATAATAAATATTGA
- a CDS encoding iron-sulfur cluster assembly accessory protein has product MVFISDQAKNKLIAIMKEEGLSNDLSFVRFGVKNGGCSGLSYELTFDEKKKKEDKLFKYEGMKILVDENSFPYLVGITLEYSGGLNGKGFYFKNPNAKHTCGCGKSFAS; this is encoded by the coding sequence ATGGTTTTTATATCTGATCAAGCTAAAAATAAATTAATTGCCATTATGAAAGAAGAAGGACTCTCTAATGATCTTTCTTTCGTAAGATTTGGTGTTAAAAATGGAGGATGTTCTGGTTTATCTTATGAACTTACTTTTGATGAAAAAAAGAAAAAAGAAGATAAACTTTTTAAGTATGAAGGAATGAAAATATTAGTAGATGAAAATAGTTTCCCTTATTTAGTTGGAATTACACTAGAATATTCAGGTGGTTTGAATGGAAAAGGATTTTATTTTAAAAATCCTAATGCTAAACATACTTGTGGATGCGGAAAAAGTTTTGCATCTTAA
- the sufB gene encoding Fe-S cluster assembly protein SufB, which translates to MKKKNKVLDNFTNSDYEYKYGFYTPIESDKIPAGLNENVIRKISEKKEEPIWMLNWRLESYYVWKKMKEPNWANIKYKKPNFQEISYYSSPKKKIDLDNLDQTDPELLDTFNKLGVPIKKNISKIATDIVLDSVSLVTTFQKKLEDYGIIFCSINDALKKFPNLVKKYLGTVVSKKDNFYAALNSAVFSDGSFCYVPKGIRCPMELSTYFRINENGTGQFERTLIIADKESYVSYLEGCTAPKRKENQLHAAVVEIIALENSEIKYSTVQNWFPGNKEGVGGIYNFVTKRGLCEKKAKISWIQVEMGSSITWKYPSCILKGDYSIGEFYSLALTKDFQQADTGTKMIHIGKKTKSVIISKGISSGKSKNNYRGLVKIYSKAIKSRNYSQCDSLLIGNQCQANTFPYINVYNSNSQVEHEATTSKIGEDQIFYCNQRGIDTEKAIFLIINGFSNEVLKKLPMEFAVEAQNLLEISLEGSVG; encoded by the coding sequence ATGAAAAAAAAAAATAAAGTATTGGATAATTTTACTAATTCTGATTATGAGTATAAATATGGATTTTATACTCCAATAGAATCGGATAAAATTCCAGCAGGATTAAATGAAAATGTTATTCGAAAAATATCAGAAAAAAAGGAAGAACCAATATGGATGTTAAATTGGAGATTAGAATCTTATTATGTATGGAAAAAAATGAAAGAGCCAAATTGGGCAAATATAAAATATAAAAAACCAAATTTTCAAGAAATAAGTTATTATTCATCTCCAAAAAAAAAAATAGATCTAGATAATTTAGATCAAACGGATCCAGAATTATTAGATACATTTAATAAATTAGGAGTTCCTATAAAAAAAAACATTTCTAAAATTGCTACAGATATAGTATTAGATTCCGTTTCTTTGGTAACTACATTTCAAAAAAAATTGGAGGATTATGGAATTATATTTTGTTCTATTAATGATGCTTTAAAAAAATTTCCAAATCTTGTAAAAAAATATTTAGGTACTGTAGTTTCCAAAAAAGATAATTTTTATGCAGCTCTTAATTCAGCTGTATTTTCAGATGGATCTTTTTGTTATGTTCCAAAAGGAATTCGATGTCCTATGGAATTATCTACATACTTTCGTATTAACGAAAATGGAACTGGGCAATTTGAAAGAACTTTAATTATTGCAGATAAAGAATCTTATGTTAGTTATTTAGAAGGATGTACTGCACCAAAAAGAAAAGAAAATCAATTACATGCTGCTGTAGTAGAAATTATTGCTTTAGAAAATTCTGAAATTAAATACTCGACTGTACAAAATTGGTTTCCTGGTAATAAAGAAGGTGTAGGTGGGATTTACAATTTTGTAACAAAACGTGGATTATGTGAAAAAAAAGCTAAAATATCTTGGATACAAGTAGAAATGGGGTCATCAATTACTTGGAAATATCCATCTTGTATTCTAAAAGGCGACTATTCTATTGGGGAATTTTATTCTTTAGCCTTAACCAAAGATTTTCAACAAGCAGATACAGGGACTAAGATGATTCATATTGGAAAAAAAACGAAAAGTGTAATTATATCAAAGGGAATATCTTCTGGTAAATCTAAAAATAATTATAGGGGGTTAGTTAAAATTTATTCTAAAGCTATAAAATCACGTAATTATTCTCAATGTGATTCCTTATTAATAGGAAATCAATGTCAAGCAAATACTTTTCCATACATAAATGTATATAATTCTAATTCTCAAGTAGAACATGAAGCTACTACTTCAAAAATTGGAGAAGACCAGATTTTTTATTGTAATCAACGAGGAATTGATACAGAAAAAGCTATTTTTCTTATTATAAATGGTTTTAGTAATGAAGTTTTAAAAAAATTACCAATGGAATTTGCAGTAGAAGCTCAAAATCTTTTAGAAATTTCTTTAGAGGGATCTGTTGGATAA
- the sufC gene encoding Fe-S cluster assembly ATPase SufC, which translates to MLIINNLHVSIENKKILKGIDLKINLGEIHVIMGPNGSGKSTLASVIAGKKEYNIIKGNIYFNNKNLLNFSPEKRAHLGIFLSFQHPVEIPGISVINFIKTAINESRKAKGLDKMPAKEILFKMKKKSVLLNIEKNFFYRSLNEGFSGGEKKRNEIFQMSMLDPLLSILDEVDSGLDIDALRIVSNGINTLKNNKNSILIITHYKRLLDYLFSDYIMHILYDGKIVKSGNKQLADKLEKKGYNWIINEKKIFI; encoded by the coding sequence ATGTTAATTATAAATAATTTACATGTTTCTATAGAAAATAAAAAAATTCTTAAGGGAATTGATTTAAAAATTAATTTAGGAGAAATTCATGTAATTATGGGGCCAAATGGTTCTGGAAAAAGTACATTAGCTTCTGTTATTGCAGGTAAAAAAGAATATAATATAATTAAAGGAAATATTTATTTTAATAATAAAAATTTACTAAATTTTTCTCCAGAAAAACGTGCACATTTGGGAATTTTTTTATCTTTTCAACATCCAGTAGAAATACCTGGAATTTCTGTAATTAATTTTATTAAAACGGCTATTAATGAATCTCGTAAAGCAAAAGGATTGGATAAGATGCCCGCTAAAGAAATACTTTTTAAAATGAAAAAAAAATCCGTACTTTTAAATATTGAAAAAAATTTTTTTTATCGATCATTGAATGAAGGATTTTCCGGAGGAGAAAAAAAACGAAATGAAATATTTCAAATGTCTATGTTAGATCCATTATTATCTATTTTAGATGAAGTAGATTCAGGATTAGATATAGATGCATTACGTATTGTTTCAAATGGAATTAATACTTTAAAAAATAATAAAAATTCTATTTTAATTATTACTCATTATAAGAGATTATTAGATTATTTATTTTCAGATTATATAATGCATATTTTATATGATGGAAAAATAGTTAAATCCGGAAATAAACAATTAGCTGATAAATTAGAAAAAAAAGGATATAACTGGATTATAAATGAAAAAAAAATATTTATCTAA